One part of the Drosophila teissieri strain GT53w chromosome 3R, Prin_Dtei_1.1, whole genome shotgun sequence genome encodes these proteins:
- the LOC122620292 gene encoding uncharacterized protein LOC122620292, protein MHRSPRALARALKVKPKHLCKKPKALIVKKTGEASNTEKLRKLKSYPSLRELGKHVRKIQRTHQGELRLKVEGKASECVHKLKSDLEATLKEMALLVALSCSGMDEARTAEELHSCLVIQWGHSSMSLDESGKASIKCYSPFHVQELASSPMRGIAYTRPAKTEGNGNQCIQPQ, encoded by the coding sequence ATGCATCGGTCGCCAAGAGCGCTGGCGCGAGCGCTCAAGGTGAAGCCTAAGCACCTGTGTAAAAAGCCAAAGGCACTTATCGTGAAGAAGACGGGTGAGGCTTCTAACACAGAGAAGCTCCGGAAACTAAAATCGTACCCGAGCCTTAGGGAACTCGGCAAACACGTACGCAAAATACAGAGAACCCATCAAGGTGAGCTGCGGCTGAAAGTAGAGGGAAAAGCCTCGGAATGCGTTCACAAGCTTAAAAGCGATCTTGAGGCGACGCTCAAAGAGATGGCCTTGCTTGTAGCGCTATCTTGTAGCGGAATGGACGAGGCTAGGACAGCAGAGGAGCTCCACAGCTGCCTGGTCATCCAATGGGGACACTCCTCCATGAGCCTAGACGAGTCAGGGAAAGCATCCATTAAGTGTTACAGCCCTTTCCACGTTCAGGAACTGGCTTCCTCACCGATGCGCGGAATTGCATATACAAGACCGGCGAAGACCGAAGGGAATGGGAACCAGTGTATTCAACCCCAATGA